Proteins encoded in a region of the Neoarius graeffei isolate fNeoGra1 chromosome 3, fNeoGra1.pri, whole genome shotgun sequence genome:
- the LOC132883020 gene encoding uncharacterized protein LOC132883020 — MITLLAIFGLFITVKTSDIIELQVQTVRRGDNVTIKCDENLLKDNQDNLVWYKQSFGKVPQHVARKFKNTYRFNPKFDDGHLDITQEGKRFDINIVRTKEEDSATYFCTEMLDNVVKFESGTLLAFQAEKANHPVPTLTVISSGESVTLQCSVQVIASSCAGEQGVYLFKHGSGESHTGLIYTPGDSSAQCKRSSKDGFPTQSCSYTLLKSSIGYADAGIYHCAVAACGRIFFGIGTKVDLKESNHWNVIVLTASNIISGIIIIVLVGVIFKNRKGATNSHPRPTKQAETDLNYAAVTFAKKPSSSRMPSRVNTDHDTYAQVKIH; from the exons ATGATCACACTCCTTGCTATTTTTGGCCTCTTCATCACTG ttaaaACATCTGACATAATTGAGCTGCAAGTGCAAACAGTGAGGCGTGGAGATAATGTAACTATCAAATGTGATGAAAACCTGTTGAAAGATAACCAAGATAATTTAGTTTGGTACAAGCAGAGTTTTGGAAAGGTGCCTCAGCATGTAGCAAGAAAATTTAAAAACACCTACAGATTTAATCCTAAATTTGATGATGGCCACCTTGATATTACTCAGGAAGGAAAAAGATTTGATATCAACATTGTTAGAACCAAAGAAGAGGATAGTGCAACATATTTCTGTACAGAAATGTTGGACAATGTAGTCAAGTTTGAATCTGGAACACTTTTGGCTTTTCAGG CTGAGAAGGCCAACCACCCGGTTCCGACTCTAACGGTTATCAGCAGTGGAGAGTCTGTCACTCTTCAGTGTTCAGTACAAGTGATTGCTTCAAGTTGTGCAGGTGAACAGGGCGTGTACTTATTCAAACATGGTTCAGGAGAATCTCATACAGGACTCATTTACACTCCTGGAGAcagcagtgctcagtgtaaaaggAGCTCTAAGGATGGTTTTCCCACACAGAGCTGCAGCTATACCCTGCTGAAGAGCAGCATTGGATACGCTGATGCTGGAATTTACCACTGTGCTGTGGCTGCTTGTGGAAGGATCTTCTTTGGGATTGGAACAAAAGTTGATTTAAAAG AAAGCAACCACTGGAATGTCATTGTCTTGACAGCGTCTAATATAATATCTGGTATTATAATCATTGTTCTGGTTGGAGTTATATTTAAAAATAGGAAAG GTGCCACCAATAGCCATCCACGTCCCACAAAACAG GCTGAAACTGACTTGAACTATGCAGCTGTGACTTTTGCGAAGAAACCTTCTTCCTCCAGAATGCCGTCAAGAGTCAACACTGATCACGACACTTATGCACAGGTCAAAATACATTAG